A window of the Dickeya dianthicola NCPPB 453 genome harbors these coding sequences:
- a CDS encoding TetR/AcrR family transcriptional regulator C-terminal domain-containing protein gives MLCNHSVVGYVNLDVTAPKFWVTSEVGEAGHSDIGALFQGSGPKESMSRLADLMADAMQTGELAQSDPMLRAMQFTSLVKAEADAVLLQRELPDYSTVQVKKMVR, from the coding sequence ATGCTGTGTAATCATAGTGTAGTCGGTTATGTTAATCTGGACGTGACGGCACCTAAATTCTGGGTAACATCAGAGGTTGGAGAGGCGGGCCACTCAGATATCGGCGCCTTGTTTCAAGGATCAGGGCCGAAAGAAAGCATGTCCAGGCTGGCCGATCTCATGGCCGACGCCATGCAAACCGGCGAGTTGGCCCAGTCTGACCCGATGCTGAGAGCCATGCAATTCACGTCGCTGGTCAAAGCAGAAGCGGATGCGGTGCTGTTGCAGCGTGAACTGCCTGATTACTCAACGGTCCAAGTCAAAAAAATGGTGAGGTGA
- a CDS encoding serralysin family metalloprotease, translated as MGKNLSSRQDDAQHALAANTNSAYNSVYDFLHYHDRGDGLTVNGKTSYSVDQAAAQITRENVSWNGTNVFGKSANLTFKFLQSVSSIPSGDTGFVKFNAEQVEQAKLSLQSWSDVANLTFTEVTGNKSANITFGNYTRDANGNLDYGTQAYAYYPGNYQGAGSSWYNYNQSNVRNPGSEEYGRQTFTHEIGHALGLAHPGEYNAGEGDPSYNDAVYAEDSYQFSIMSYWGENETGADYNGHYGGAPMIDDIAAIQRLYGANMTTRTGDSVYGFHSNTDRDFYTATDSSKALIFSVWDAGGNDTFDFSGYSNNQRINLNEGSFSDVGGLKGNVSIAHGVTIENAIGGSGNDILVGNSADNVLQGGAGNDVLYGGAGADTLTGGAGRDTFVYGSGQDSTVAAYDWVADFQNGIDKIDLSAFRNEGQLSFVQDQFTGKGQEVMLQWDAANSITNLWLHEAGHSSVDFLVRIVGQATQSDILV; from the coding sequence ATGGGAAAAAATCTGTCTTCACGTCAAGATGACGCTCAACACGCATTAGCGGCCAATACCAACAGTGCGTATAATTCCGTTTATGACTTTCTGCATTATCACGATCGCGGTGATGGCCTGACGGTTAATGGCAAAACATCCTATTCCGTCGATCAGGCGGCGGCGCAAATTACCCGGGAAAATGTCAGCTGGAATGGCACCAATGTATTTGGCAAGTCGGCCAATCTGACGTTTAAATTTCTACAGTCAGTCAGTTCAATTCCATCCGGCGATACCGGCTTTGTGAAATTTAACGCAGAGCAGGTTGAGCAGGCGAAACTGTCGCTGCAATCCTGGTCGGACGTAGCCAATCTGACATTTACCGAAGTAACGGGAAATAAGTCCGCCAATATCACCTTTGGTAACTATACGCGTGATGCGAATGGCAACCTGGATTATGGCACGCAGGCTTATGCTTATTATCCGGGAAATTATCAGGGCGCAGGCAGCAGCTGGTACAACTATAACCAGTCTAACGTCCGGAATCCGGGGTCGGAAGAATATGGCCGTCAGACATTTACCCACGAAATTGGCCATGCGCTCGGCCTGGCGCATCCGGGTGAATACAACGCCGGGGAAGGGGACCCGTCTTATAACGACGCCGTGTATGCTGAAGATAGCTACCAGTTCAGCATTATGAGCTACTGGGGTGAGAATGAAACCGGCGCCGACTACAACGGTCACTATGGCGGTGCGCCGATGATTGATGACATCGCGGCGATTCAGCGGCTGTACGGCGCCAACATGACCACCCGTACCGGCGATTCGGTATACGGTTTCCATTCCAATACCGACCGTGATTTCTATACCGCGACCGACAGCAGCAAGGCGCTGATTTTCTCGGTATGGGATGCGGGCGGTAACGACACCTTCGACTTTTCCGGTTACAGCAACAACCAGCGCATCAACCTGAATGAAGGCTCGTTCTCGGACGTGGGCGGCCTGAAAGGTAACGTGTCGATCGCGCACGGCGTGACCATCGAAAACGCCATTGGCGGTTCCGGCAACGATATTCTGGTAGGCAACAGCGCCGACAACGTACTGCAGGGCGGCGCGGGCAATGACGTGCTGTACGGCGGTGCCGGTGCGGATACGCTGACCGGCGGCGCCGGGCGTGATACGTTCGTTTACGGCAGTGGTCAGGACTCCACCGTGGCAGCGTATGACTGGGTTGCCGATTTCCAGAACGGCATTGATAAAATTGACCTGTCGGCATTCCGTAACGAAGGCCAACTGAGCTTTGTGCAGGATCAGTTCACCGGCAAAGGACAGGAAGTGATGCTGCAATGGGATGCGGCCAACAGCATCACTAATTTGTGGCTGCATGAAGCGGGCCACAGCTCAGTGGATTTTCTGGTGCGTATTGTCGGACAGGCGACGCAGTCCGATATTCTTGTGTAA
- a CDS encoding potassium transporter Kup — protein sequence MTHTQQEKTPGLLAISALGIVFGDIGTSPLYTFNTVIQLAGDAAQPETILGLLSTLFWTLIIVTSIKYALFAMRIDNKGEGGVLALMSLLQNNQAKRQKWIIAAGLLGAAFIYGDGAITPAISVLSALEGLELVLPETANYILPLTLVLLILIFAIQPLGTAKISQFFAPVMLLWFATLALLGIKSIMDYPAVLWALNPVHALTFFATHGHIGLLILGGVFLCVTGAEALYADMGHFGRKPIWIAWYAIALPCLLLNYAGQAAFILSGTDANNNILYRLCPPALQIPLVILATLSTIIASQAIISGAFSMTRQAIQLGWLPRMKITQTAEQSYGQIYLGTVNWLLMAVTLSLVIFFQSSERLAAAYGIAVSITMLMTTLLLYMAMRKIWHWNKMLSLSITAIFILIDVGFCVANMLKVFDGGYVPLLLAMLIFCVMFIWRRGVTRVSQTVAEETLPVDKFLSSLQADGISRVPGVAVFLTRVQNVAPPVMRWHVKRNQALHDKIIALTIQVLDVPRVREEDKLVMTEKLPGFWQGVAYYGFMEKPNIPELLRQTPPLKACVDHESVTYYIGHESIVAKDSADALPRWQSYLFGWMMRNCLHVTEYYQLPGNQVIEIGRRIAI from the coding sequence ATGACACATACGCAGCAAGAAAAAACACCAGGTTTACTGGCTATTTCCGCTCTGGGCATTGTATTTGGCGATATCGGTACCAGCCCGCTTTATACCTTCAATACCGTGATACAACTGGCCGGCGACGCCGCCCAGCCGGAAACTATACTCGGCCTGCTTTCCACCTTGTTCTGGACGTTGATCATTGTCACCTCGATCAAGTACGCCTTGTTCGCCATGCGGATCGACAACAAAGGCGAAGGCGGCGTGCTGGCGTTGATGTCGCTGTTGCAGAATAACCAGGCCAAACGCCAGAAATGGATTATTGCCGCCGGGCTGCTGGGCGCAGCCTTTATCTACGGCGACGGCGCGATCACGCCGGCGATCTCGGTGCTATCAGCGCTGGAAGGGCTGGAGCTGGTTTTGCCGGAAACCGCCAATTACATCCTGCCGCTGACGCTGGTCCTGCTGATTCTTATCTTCGCTATTCAGCCGCTGGGTACGGCCAAAATCAGTCAGTTTTTCGCGCCGGTGATGTTGCTGTGGTTTGCTACGCTGGCTCTACTGGGCATCAAGAGCATCATGGATTATCCGGCTGTACTCTGGGCGTTGAACCCGGTCCATGCGCTGACCTTTTTCGCCACCCACGGGCATATCGGCCTACTGATTCTCGGCGGTGTGTTTCTGTGCGTCACCGGGGCGGAAGCGCTGTATGCCGATATGGGCCATTTTGGCCGCAAGCCCATCTGGATTGCCTGGTACGCAATAGCGCTCCCCTGTCTGCTGCTCAATTATGCCGGTCAGGCTGCCTTTATCTTATCCGGCACCGACGCCAACAATAATATTCTTTACCGCCTGTGCCCCCCTGCGTTGCAAATACCACTGGTTATTCTCGCCACGCTGTCCACCATCATTGCCAGTCAGGCCATTATCTCCGGCGCGTTTTCCATGACGCGACAGGCGATTCAGCTTGGCTGGCTGCCCAGAATGAAAATAACCCAGACGGCGGAGCAAAGCTATGGCCAAATCTATCTGGGCACCGTCAACTGGCTATTGATGGCGGTCACGCTCAGTCTGGTCATTTTCTTCCAGTCCTCGGAGCGGCTGGCCGCGGCCTATGGTATTGCCGTTTCCATTACCATGCTGATGACGACGCTGTTGCTGTATATGGCAATGCGTAAGATCTGGCACTGGAACAAGATGCTGAGTCTCAGCATCACGGCCATTTTTATCCTGATCGATGTGGGGTTCTGCGTCGCCAATATGCTGAAAGTGTTTGACGGCGGCTATGTTCCGTTGTTGCTGGCGATGCTGATTTTCTGCGTGATGTTTATCTGGCGTCGGGGGGTGACGCGCGTGTCGCAGACCGTGGCGGAAGAAACGCTGCCGGTAGACAAGTTTCTCTCATCGCTACAGGCTGATGGCATTTCGCGCGTGCCGGGCGTCGCCGTATTTTTAACCCGGGTGCAGAATGTCGCGCCGCCGGTGATGCGCTGGCATGTCAAACGTAACCAGGCCTTGCATGACAAGATCATTGCCCTGACCATTCAGGTGCTGGATGTGCCACGCGTCAGGGAAGAAGACAAACTGGTGATGACCGAAAAACTGCCCGGTTTCTGGCAGGGCGTGGCCTACTACGGATTTATGGAGAAGCCCAATATTCCCGAGTTGCTCAGGCAAACACCGCCGCTGAAAGCGTGTGTCGACCACGAATCCGTAACCTATTATATCGGCCATGAATCGATCGTCGCCAAAGACAGTGCGGACGCCCTGCCGCGCTGGCAATCCTACCTGTTCGGCTGGATGATGCGAAATTGCCTGCATGTCACGGAATATTACCAATTGCCGGGTAACCAGGTGATCGAGATCGGTCGACGCATCGCCATCTAA